From one Amaranthus tricolor cultivar Red isolate AtriRed21 chromosome 17, ASM2621246v1, whole genome shotgun sequence genomic stretch:
- the LOC130804489 gene encoding 5-methyltetrahydropteroyltriglutamate--homocysteine methyltransferase, with protein sequence MASGMASHIVGYPRMGPKRELKFALESFWDGKSSAEDLKKVAADLRSSIWKQMADVGIKYIPSNTFAYYDQVLDTTAMLGAVPPRYGWNGGEIGFDVYFSMARGNASVPAMEMTKWFDTNYHYIVPELGPDVNFSYASHKAVDEYKEAKALGVDTVPVLVGPVSYLLLSKPAKGVEKSFSLLSLLPKILVIYKEVISELKAAGASWIQLDEPLLVRDLDAHQLQAFTDAYAELESTFSGLNVVVETYFADVTPEAYKTLVSLKGVTGFGFDLVRGTKTLDLIKGGFPSGKYLFAGVVDGRNIWANDLASSLATLEGLESIVGKDKLVVSTSCSLLHTAVDLVNETKLDDEIKSWLAFAAQKVVEVNALAKALGGQKDEAFFSANAAAQASRKSSPRVNNEAVQKAAAGLKGSDHRRATNVSARLDAQQKKLNLPILPTTTIGSFPQTVELRRVRREYKAKKISEEEYVKAIKEEISKVVKLQEELDIDVLVHGEPERNDMVEYFGEQLSGFAFTVNGWVQSYGSRCVKPPIIYGDVSRPNPMTVFWSSAAQSMTSRPMKGMLTGPVTILNWSFVRNDQPRHETCYQIALAIKDEVEDLEKAGINVIQIDEAALREGLPLRKSEHEFYLKWAVHSFRITNVGVQDTTQIHTHMCYSHFNDIIHSIIDMDADVITIENSRSDEKLLSVFREGVKYGAGIGPGVYDIHSPRIPPTEEIADRIRKMLAVLESHVLWVNPDCGLKTRKYAEVQPALSNMVAAAKQLRQELASAK encoded by the exons ATGGCTTCTGG TATGGCATCTCACATTGTTGGATACCCCCGTATGGGACCAAAGAGAGAGCTCAAATTTGCCCTTGAATCTTTCTGGGATGGTAAGAGCAGTGCTGAGGATTTGAAAAAGGTGGCCGCTGATCTCAGATCATCCATCTGGAAGCAGATGGCTGATGTCGGTATCAAGTACATTCCTAGCAACACCTTTGCTTACTACGACCAGGTCCTTGATACCACTGCCATGCTTGGTGCTGTTCCTCCAAGATATGGGTGGAATGGTGGTGAGATTGGATTTGATGTGTACTTCTCCATGGCCAGAGGAAATGCCTCTGTTCCTGCTATGGAAATGACAAAGTGGTTTGACACCAACTA CCATTACATTGTTCCTGAGTTGGGCCCAGATGTAAACTTCTCTTATGCTTCTCACAAGGCTGTGGACGAATACAAGGAGGCCAAGGCT CTTGGAGTTGACACTGTCCCAGTTCTTGTTGGACCAGTTTCTTATCTGTTGTTGTCCAAGCCTGCTAAGGGTGTTGAGAAATCATTCTCTTTGCTCTCTCTTCTTCCCAAGATTCTTGTTATATACAA GGAAGTCATTTCTGAACTCAAGGCTGCTGGTGCTTCTTGGATTCAATTAGATGAGCCTCTTCTTGTGAGGGATCTTGATGCTCACCAATTGCAAGCTTTCACTGATGCTTACGCCGAATTAGAATCTACTTTCTCTGGTTTGAACGTTGTTGTAGAGACTTACTTTGCTGATGTTACCCCAGAGGCGTACAAAACCCTTGTCTCTTTAAAGGGTGTCACTGGATTTGGGTTTGATTTGGTTCGTGGTACAAAGACCTTGGATTTGATTAAGGGTGGATTCCCATCAGGCAAATATCTTTTTGCTGGAGTTGTTGATGGAAGGAACATCTGGGCTAACGACCTTGCTTCTTCCCTTGCTACTCTGGAAGGTCTTGAGAGCATTGTTGGAAAAG ACAAACTTGTTGTTTCCACTTCCTGCTCACTTCTTCATACTGCTGTTGATCTTGTTAACGAGactaagcttgatgatgaaatCAAGTCCTGGCTTGCATTTGCTGCCCAGAAAGTTGTTGAAGTCAATGCTTTGGCCAAGGCTTTGGGTGGTCAAAAAGATGAG GCCTTCTTCTCTGCAAATGCTGCTGCTCAGGCATCAAGGAAGTCTTCCCCAAGGGTTAACAATGAAGCAGTCCAAAAAGCT GCTGCTGGATTGAAGGGCTCAGACCACCGTCGTGCAACAAATGTTAGTGCCAGACTCGATGCTCAGCAGAAGAAGCTTAACCTTCCTATTCTCCCTACCACTACCATTGGATCCTTCCCACAGACTGTGGAGCTTAGGAGAGTGCGTCGTGAATACAAGGCCAAGAA GATTTCTGAGGAAGAGTATGTTAAGGCCATCAAGGAGGAGATCAGCAAGGTTGTCAAGCTCCAAGAAGAGCTTGACATTGATGTTCTTGTGCACGGAGAGCCAGAG AGGAATGATATGGTTGAATACTTTGGGGAGCAATTGTCTGGTTTTGCCTTTACCGTGAATGGTTGGGTGCAATCTTATGGTTCTCGCTGTGTGAAGCCTCCAATTATCTATGGTGATGTCAGCCGCCCCAACCCAATGACCGTGTTCTGGTCATCCGCTGCTCAAAGCATGACTTCACGTCCAATGAAGGGTATGCTTACCGGGCCAGTTACCATCCTCAACTGGTCTTTTGTCAGAAATGATCAACCCAG GCACGAAACTTGCTACCAGATTGCTTTGGCCATCAAGGATGAGGTGGAAGATCTTGAAAAGGCTGGTATCAATGTCATCCAAATTGACGAGGCTGCTTTGAGAGAAGGTTTGCCACTCAGGAAGTCTGAGCACGAATTCTATTTGAAGTGGGCTGTCCACTCTTTCCGTATCACCAACGTTGGTGTCCAAGACACAACCCAGATTCACACTCACATGTGCTACTCTCACTTTAACGACATCATCCACTCTATCATCGACATGGATGCCGATGTCATCACCATTGAGAACTCCCGATCCGACGAGAAGCTACTCTCAGTTTTCCGTGAGGGAGTCAAGTATGGTGCTGGTATTGGCCCTGGTGTCTATGACATCCACTCTCCTAGGATTCCACCAACCGAAGAAATTGCTGACCGTATCAGGAAGATGCTTGCAGTTTTGGAGTCCCATGTCTTGTGGGTAAACCCTGACTGTGGTCTCAAAACCCGTAAGTATGCAGAGGTTCAGCCTGCTTTGTCTAATATGGTTGCTGCTGCCAAGCAGTTGCGTCAAGAGCTTGCCAGTGCCAAGTAA